CAGCAGCAGGGATTTTTTGAGTTTTAGTAGTACCTGCATTGCCATTCTCTGCCTTAATTTCTGCTACTTGTAGATGAGCTTCTAAGAACCAGAGTCGTTTGTCAATGGTGCGGGAAATTTCGGTGTAAAGGTCGGCGGTATCGAGATCGTCTAAGTCATCAGTTTTAGCGATCGCTTCCCGGAGATGTTTAGCATAAATTGCAAAGCGATCTGCTAACGCTGTCACATGATCTTTACCATCCAAAATATCTAAGAGATATTCTGGCAAAATTGAATTACTCGCTGCGGCGCGGACTGTACCGAAAGCATACCCGCCTAAAGCTGTAATGCGTTCAGCTACTAGGTCAATGTACTCTTCTAATTCCCCAGCTAGTTCATCAAATAATAGGTGTAGCTGATAGAAGTCGGTTCCCTTAACATTCCAGTGCGCTTGCTTTGCTTGGGTTTTTAGATCCGAAGTAGCTGCTAAGGTTTGGTTGAGAAGTACCACGATTTGCACTCGCGCTTCGGCGGGAATGTCAATACGGGTAGGGTACAAACGTGATGAAATGGTGTTGTCGCTCATAGTTCTACTTAATGCCTCTTAAATCTAACTCTACAGACATTGCAAGGCTTGGCGAAACTCTCTGACGACAGATTATATTAACGGCTGAATGTGTTACTGTTTATGACTATTAGTTAAATGCGATGGTTGTCTATGGTATTGAATGTACCACCGAAAAGGCGATCGCGGATTGCATCATTTTGCAAAAAGTCATGGGGAAAACCCAGTTCAATTTGACTCACTTCGTCTAAACGTTGCAGATGTTCTGGCGAGAGGCTGACTTCTATTGAAGCTAAGTTATCTTGAAACTGCGTTAATTTCCGTGCGCCAATGATGGGAATAATCACGCCATTTTGAGCTAGTAGCCAAGCTAATGCTACCTGTGAGGGTGTGTGACCAATTTCTGCTGCGACTTGACTAACAACTTTAGCGATCGCTAAACTCTTTTCTGAAATACTTCCTAATGCTGGATTTGCTAATCGTCCCTGTTCGCTACTTTCTTGAGGAGGCTGATTATACTTACCTGTCAGCACACCACGACCCAAAGGCGACCACGGTGTTATTGCTAAATCCAAGGCTTTAGCCATCGGTAACAAATCACGTTCTGGTGTCCGTTGAATTAAACTATACTCAATTTGCAAGGCGACAAACTGCGTCCATCCTTGGTATTGGGCAATGGTATTTGCTTGAGAAACAATCCATGCGGGTGCGTCAGAAATGCCGATGTAAAGTACTTTACCTTGACGAACTACATCATCAAGCGATCGCAATATTTCTTCTATGGGTGTTGTGAAATCCCAAGCGTGCAACCAAAATAAATCAATGTAATCGGTATTTAACCGTTTTAAGCTACCTTCCAAAGACTGAATTAAATTTTTGCGATGGTTTCCACTGGCGTTAGGGTCGCCTTTTTTCTCATTCATCTTCAAGGGAAAGGAATATTTTGTCGCAACTACAAAGCGTTCCCGTTCTTTAGCAATCAATTCACCGACAATTTTTTCACTACTACCATCGGTATAACCGTTGGCGGTGTCAATGAAATTTCCTCCTGCTTCTACATAGCTGTCAAAGATTTTACGACTTTCGTCAACAGATGCACCCCAACCCCAATCTTCACCAAAGGTCATGGTTCCCAAGGAAAGTTCAGAGACTCTTAACCCGCTTTTGCCCAAGAGTTTGTATCTCATGTATATTTTCTCTTTAACGAAAAAACTACAGCGTTTACCATTCCAAGGGCATGATAACTAAAAACCGGGGACAATGTTTGACTTAATGCATTGACCTGCAATGTAATTGCATCGACCTACAATGCCATTGCATCGACCTACAATGCCATTGCATCGACCTACAATGCTATTGCATCGACTTACAATGCCATTGCATCGACTTACAATGCGATCGCATCGACTTGCAATGCGATCGCAATTTTTTTACTTAGCACCGCTTTGGTAAAGTAAAAGCCGTGCTGTACTATTGCTATGAAATTTCCGCGATAATTTTATAGAACTTACGCATTGACAGGAAAGACCAAGTATAGATGATTAGAAAAACCAGACCCATCGTATGGGCAATTCATGAATTGCCCATACGGGTGTACCTCACATAAATGAGAACTGCTATATTCTTTCCTGTACTTTGCAACGGCGCTCGCTACAATAAGCATCAGTCAAGTCAAAATAAGACCTATGACCTACACCTCACCCAAACTAATTACTTTTGAAGAGTTTATAACTCAATATGGTGATAATACACGCTACGAACTAATCGACGGACAACTAAGAGACATAGAACCTACAGGGCCACATGAAGCTGTTGCAGGTAGTATTGCTGGTAAAATTTATGTGGAAATTTTTAGTTCTAATTTTAACTGGCTAATTCCAAAAACTTGTCTGATTAAACCACCTGCTGCTGAAGCTACAGCACTGCGTCCTGATGTAATTGTTTTAGATAAAGCCGAACTTAGTAAAGAACCGCTTTGGCAAAAAGAACCGATTATTTGTAACGGAAGTACTATTAAACTTGTTGCTGAAGTTGTGAGTACAAATTGGCAAGATGATTATGCAAGAAAAGTGGAAGAATATGCTTTTCTTAACATCCCAGAATATTGGCTTGTGGACTTTCGTGGCTTGGGTGACTTGCAATTTATCGGCAATCCTAAACAACCCACTTTCACCGTTTGTCACTTAGTTAACGGTGTGTACCAGCAGCAACAATATCGCTTAGGAGATACTATTGTGTCTAAACTACTGCCAAATTTACAACTTAAACTTGACGATATTATGCCAATTTAATAACTTACAATTTTATTTTGACTGACGTGAAGTAAGAGCGATCGCTACGGTTTTCTAAGCTAGAATACCAAAGTTGTATTTATACATCTGAATTGTTAATTGCTAAAGAGCCGTATTTCTATGACTTACTACGTAATCTACGACGGAAATTGTAATCTCTGCGTAACCCTAGTGCGATCGCTAGAAACTTTTGATAAAGGAAAGTTATTTCATTACGCTCCCATGCAAGATAAGGAGACACTTTTACAGTGGGGAATTACAGCCCAAGACTGCGAACAGGGGGTGATTTTAATTGATGGTAATGAACCTCAGAGACGTTGGCAAGGTAGTAACGCTGTTGAAGAAATTGGACGGTTATTGCCAGCAGGAAATATATTTGTAGACGCTTATCGAGCTTTACCGGGGATGAAATGGGCGGGCGATCGCTTTTACGAACAAATCCGCGATAATCGTTACACCATATTTGGTAAGCGTTCTAGTACTTATGAATCGTCTTACTGTGTTGATTGCAATACTCCAAGCGGTTAAGTAGTAATGCAAAATTAAATATACATCTGTCATTGCGAATGGAGCAAAGCGGAATGAAGCAATCCCAAGGTCTTGGGATTGCTTCTCTACATTTCATTCCGTACCCTACGGGAAGGCTCCGCCTACGCAATGACATAAATCTTTTTGCATACGCACTTAAAAACCGCAGCTATACCAGACTTTAACCACCTCCGCGGGTTTCAAAACCTAAATTTGTCATTAGAGAGAGTTTATTTAGTTAAAAAATCCGCCTCCAGATGCTAGCAAAAAGTCTGCTAGACAAACCATTATGCTATCTGGCGTGTTTGTAAACATTGTGCAATCAATCGACAATTCGGCACAACATACTGACGGGAGGGATACTGCGTGAGAATTGGTGCTAACTACTTAGGTAATGGAGAATGTGAATTTACAGTTTGGTCGCCGCTATTAGATAGCGTTACTGTAAAAACTTTGACACCACAGGAGCAGGTTATTCCCCTCAAGCCTCAGTCTGAGGGATACTGGCACACGAAAGTGAACGATGTGTATCCTGGTACGCTTTATCGGTATGTCTTGAATGGACAAGATGCTTTTGCCGATCCCGCGTCGCAGTATCAACCGGAAGGAGTGCATGGCCCATCTCAAATTGTCGATCATCAATTTGAGTGGACAGATGAAGGGTGGACTGGTATTCCTGTAGAGTCGATGATTTTCTACGAACTCCATGTTGGTACTTTCACACCGGAAGGAACTTTCACCGCCATCATTCCCCGTTTACCAGAACTCAGGGAATTGGGAATTAATGCGATTGAAATTATGCCTATTTCCCAGTTTCCGGGAGACACCCATATTGAGGCAACTCTTGCATATCGCAACTGGGGCTATGATGGCGTTTACCCTTTTGCTGTCCAAAATTCCTACGGTAGCCCAGCCGAACTAAAACAATTGGTGAATGCTTGCCATCAACACAATATCGCTGTGGTGCTAGATGTGGTGTACAACCACTTTGGGCCAGAAGGCAACTATATGAATCAGTTCGCCCCCTACTTTACTAAAACCTATAAAACACCGTGGGGCGAAGCGCTTAATTTCGATGATGCCCATAGTCAAGGTGTGCGAAATTATTTTATCGAAAATGCGCTCTATTGGTTGCGCGAATTCCACATTGATGCATTGCGGCTTGATGCTATTCAAGCAATTTACGATTTGGGAGCCAAACATTTTTTATGGGA
This Nostoc sp. KVJ3 DNA region includes the following protein-coding sequences:
- the dps gene encoding DNA starvation/stationary phase protection protein Dps gives rise to the protein MSDNTISSRLYPTRIDIPAEARVQIVVLLNQTLAATSDLKTQAKQAHWNVKGTDFYQLHLLFDELAGELEEYIDLVAERITALGGYAFGTVRAAASNSILPEYLLDILDGKDHVTALADRFAIYAKHLREAIAKTDDLDDLDTADLYTEISRTIDKRLWFLEAHLQVAEIKAENGNAGTTKTQKIPAAVK
- a CDS encoding aldo/keto reductase; its protein translation is MRYKLLGKSGLRVSELSLGTMTFGEDWGWGASVDESRKIFDSYVEAGGNFIDTANGYTDGSSEKIVGELIAKERERFVVATKYSFPLKMNEKKGDPNASGNHRKNLIQSLEGSLKRLNTDYIDLFWLHAWDFTTPIEEILRSLDDVVRQGKVLYIGISDAPAWIVSQANTIAQYQGWTQFVALQIEYSLIQRTPERDLLPMAKALDLAITPWSPLGRGVLTGKYNQPPQESSEQGRLANPALGSISEKSLAIAKVVSQVAAEIGHTPSQVALAWLLAQNGVIIPIIGARKLTQFQDNLASIEVSLSPEHLQRLDEVSQIELGFPHDFLQNDAIRDRLFGGTFNTIDNHRI
- a CDS encoding Uma2 family endonuclease — its product is MTYTSPKLITFEEFITQYGDNTRYELIDGQLRDIEPTGPHEAVAGSIAGKIYVEIFSSNFNWLIPKTCLIKPPAAEATALRPDVIVLDKAELSKEPLWQKEPIICNGSTIKLVAEVVSTNWQDDYARKVEEYAFLNIPEYWLVDFRGLGDLQFIGNPKQPTFTVCHLVNGVYQQQQYRLGDTIVSKLLPNLQLKLDDIMPI
- a CDS encoding thiol-disulfide oxidoreductase DCC family protein, translated to MTYYVIYDGNCNLCVTLVRSLETFDKGKLFHYAPMQDKETLLQWGITAQDCEQGVILIDGNEPQRRWQGSNAVEEIGRLLPAGNIFVDAYRALPGMKWAGDRFYEQIRDNRYTIFGKRSSTYESSYCVDCNTPSG